Proteins from a genomic interval of Quercus lobata isolate SW786 chromosome 11, ValleyOak3.0 Primary Assembly, whole genome shotgun sequence:
- the LOC115966562 gene encoding uncharacterized protein LOC115966562 yields the protein MSVARLSTEDDDWETKKAKKEASPVLGFSDEDKTGTIQSHDDALVVTLRIRGYDVKRVLVDQGSVVEVMYLDLYKGLNLKPEDLTSYDSPLISFKGKTVTPRGQIRLPIQTNSNVVEVDFIVVDAYSPYTAIMAILWLHALGAVSSTLH from the coding sequence ATGTCTGTGGCTCGGCTTTCCACCGAGGATGACGATTGGGAGACCAAAAAGGCCAAGAAGGAAGCCTCACCAGTGTTGGGCTTCTCGGACGAAGATAAGACTGGAACCATTCAATCCCATGATGATGCCCTGGTAGTCACACTCAGAATAAGGGgatatgatgtgaagagggtgCTGGTAGATCAGGGTAGTGTTGTGGAAGTAATGTACCTTGACctgtacaaggggctgaacctaaAACCCGAGGACCTAACGTCGTACGATTCCCCTCTAATAAGTTTCAAGGGGAAGACTGTTACTCCAAGGGGCCAGATTAGACTGCCCATACAAACCAATTCgaatgtggtggaggtggacttcattgtaGTTGACGCTTATTCACCCTACACAGCTATTATGGCCATCCTTTGGCTTCATGCCTTAGGAGCTGTCTCTTCTACCCTACACTAG